A window of Miscanthus floridulus cultivar M001 chromosome 12, ASM1932011v1, whole genome shotgun sequence genomic DNA:
CTAGCCCGCCGCCGAGAGGCCGAACGATGAGAGACTGGCGAGCCCAAGCCCGAGCAAGCCCCGCGCGCCCACCGCCGCGCGTGCACGCGGGTCGCCCCGCGCCCCCACAGCGCCGCGCGCTGCTGCCGCGTCGCGCCGCACGCGCTGCCGCGCCTCGCGACGCGCGCGCTGCCGCCTCGCGCGCGCAGCCGCGCCCCGCTGCCCGCGCCCGACGCACCCCGCACCGCCTCGGCCGCCCAGCACGCCCGGCCCCACCACGTGCCCCGCCGCCCCACCACGCCCAGTGCGCCGAGGTCGCCCCTGCCTCCGTTCCCCGTCTCCgtcgagcaaggggaggtcgaccgccccggccggccctccggTGGCTCCCCCTCACCGGCCTTCCCGCCCCGACCCCAGCCCCCAGGCCGCCTCCGTCgccggctgctgttggaggggaggaggcagagggtgaagttggaggaagaagagaaggagaagaggagaaggaggaaggggaagaaaaggagaagaagaggagaaggaggaaggggaagagaaggagaagaaggggaaaaggagagaagaaagggaagagggggagaggagtactccgacgccgctcgacctcgccggagaagaaagtgacctccgcaccgcgacgcccgactccaccgcaaccctaggtaaaactctcgttgtcggccttcgtgccgtatgtggttgtgtgggccttcgtgccgtaagttgttatgagggccttcgtgccgttgtggttatcggccttcgtgccattttggttgtgtgggcctttgtgccgtaagttgatatgagggccttcgtgccgttgtggttgtcggccttcgtgccgttgtgaatgtcggccatcgtgtcgtttttttgcaggttttggaaatctccccgtgcaggggaggtgctgccgaaattttgaacaaaaaataacctattgtctttttatgcaggagaagagtacgtcggaggggacccggaggaccccgatcgtcttcgtcgatgTTGCGGTTCTGCCGtcactgcgtcgcctcgccactgcgtcgattcgccactgccccgctagccttacttcaccgacaccctaggtataaataacctctttttgcgcatgtctgtcgtagcccgcgcgtaacccagttaggcgtctcccgtccgaaagagatacggtcgtaggtatgcggatctttgcgtatctgcgaccgtatctgtttcggattgtccacgttttttggacagcccgtggatgcgttgatgggttagtttccatggtccgctccggtccgagaaggagtttcggcaacacctccctgttgttctccggatacacactctcccttgcaggacgtgtatcgggagaacagcggggaggtgctgccgaaattctgtctcggagaggagcggagcatggaaactgacctcatctatgcatccgcgggtgggattaggacctatcctcacctattagacagtaggaacaccgcgtagatgcaattgatggtcacgatactctatgctgtaaatgttaaaggatggaggaccgtcagtggatgtacacgggctggagaagcgggagtgactacgactatgaatgggtgaaggggacagatggtttcttgaaacatgcatttggcccaggagcaggaggacattctctagtttggtgtccttgcagcaaatgtgacaataggagaaaagtagacgagaagaccatgggtagacatcttgtgttcaatggttatatgcctggctaccagcagtggatctaccatggtgaagcagatcgtataagagcggaggtggtgagagcacgcctcgaggcttttgatgatgatgccggggtagcagacatgctagatgacgcccaccaagctcacttcgctgaacgacgtgagaaggaggagatggaggaatccgcaaaggacttctacaaaatgttggactcggcacagaaaccccttcacgagcgtacaatgatttctcagctagatgcgattggacgcgtaatggggttgaaggccgagttaaacctgagtcgagaaggcttcgataagatgttggccgtgtttggcaccatgctaccggagaagcacactttgccaacgaacttgtacgaggcagagaaactccttcgtatgcttaagatgccgtatgacaagatacatgtttgtccgaaggggtgcgtcctatttaggaaagaacataaggatgcaaattactgtccgaagtgtaaatcctccaggtacctagaggtagactctggtgatggtcagaagaagcagctttcgatccccgcgagagtgctgcgtcaccttcctttcctaccgaggatccaacggctattcatgactgaggaatccgcgaaacagatgacatggcacaaaaatggcaaacggtacaatcctgggaagatggtacatccgtctgatgctgaagcatggacgtatttcaatgacaaacatcgtgacaaagcagctgaggctcgtaatgtacgtgtcgcgctggcaacagatgggttcaatccttatggaatgatggctgccccatacacatgctggcccatttttgttatccccctcaatctccctcccggcatctcctttcaacggcataacgtattcttgtcgttgataattcctggacacccgaggagtaatatgggtgtgttcatggagcctgtgattgatgaattgatccacgcttgggagaagggggtatggacatacgatcgagctacaaagacaagcttcaaaatgcatgtttggtaccactactccctgcatgacttcctggcgtatgggttattcgccgcctggtgtgttcacgggaagttcccatgcccagtatgcaaggaagccgtgaggttcatttggttgaagaagggtggcaagtattcgtcgttcgaccagcatcgtcagttcctccctctaaaccatgaatttagagaagacatcaacagctttacgaaaggtgtcaaagtgacagaccctaaaccgcacttgacgactggtgccgaggttcgtgttcagatagatgctctcgtgcccaatgaagaaggtggttttgtgggatatggtgaggaacatatgtggactcataaatccggcttgacgaggctcccctatttcgatgaccttcttctgccacataacattgatgtaatgcacactgaaaagaatatcgccgaggcactttggggaactctcatggacactaacaagtctaaggacaacgttaaggctagagtggacctagcgatgttgtgcgatagaccgaatcaagcgatgcagcctcctagtggccgaaataagaactggaaaaggcctaaggtcaatttcgtcttgcagattgatcaaaggagggaggtactaaaatggatgcagatgttaatgtttccagatggatatgcagcgaatattagcaggggagtgaacttaggcactctgcgagtcaacgggatgaagagtcatgactaccacatatggattgagcggcttcttccggcgatggtccgaggctatgtccctgagcatgtctggcaagtgctggcagagttgagctttttcttccgccagctttgtgccaaggagatatctcggaccatcgctcaggacttggaaaaagcggcacctgtgttgctctgtaagctggagaagatctttccacccggcttcttcttgccgatgcaacatctgattgtgcacctcccatctgaggcacgtttgggggggcccgtgcaggcccgttggtgctatccgatcgagagatgtctaaagactcttcgcaaaaaatgtacaaataaagccagaattgaggcttccattgcagaggcatgccttcgggaggaggtggcaaacttcacaacgctatactacaagccgaaccttcctagcaatcataatccaccctctcgttacaatactggcgaaaatgaatcgaccctgagccttttccaaggccaactcggcagcgcaagtggatcaaccccaaagctattgggaaatgaagagtggcgcagtatcatgctatatgtgttgaataaccttaccgaggtgcagccgttcatcaagtaagttctcaatgaacttatttcaatatgccatcactattctgcatccaaccccattgattctcattcggacagggaatttgttcgtgaattctggcatcaatcaagggatcctaccttgcatgaacaagacacccttgtttcacGGGGTGTgggagcggggaggcctgatttcatttcttggttcaaacaaaaggtaatgtccaatttagctcgtacgttcgatcgtccaaggtgatcgtacgtttgattaatataacgatctatcatgattcaccttgcaggcccagaccgattcgtccatgagcgacgagttgaaacaggttgcaaacggctgtgatgttagggtgaagtcatttaccggctatgacatgaacggatatcgcttccacacaacaagttacgagcagattcggcccaaacgaaaaaccacaaatagcggagtttgtacgtccggcactgatggcctcgactatcatggtagagttgaggaaatctatgaactctcattttatggagacgaacctcttaaacctgtcatgttcaaatgccactggtttaatcctcgatcaacgagacgaacccctcatcttgggctagtggagattcgagaagattctatctatcctggaaaagatgtctacattgtggctcaacaggccgtgcaagtgtattatactcgatacgccaaccaagacaaagaggatcttaagggttgggctattgtgcaccaggtatctccacatggtaaactacctgccccaaacgatgatgattacaactttaacgcaaacacatatgatggacagttctatcaagaagatgggctaccaggcacgtttgagatagtcttacccgaagcaatcgaaatggatgtagacaacgaaacggttgatgacgaggtcgatggagatgtggtggtaaatgccaaggacatagcaatgcttgagcgattacttctaggcaatgacgacgatgacaacatagaaccttcggatagtgttgcccatttggacaattttgacagtgatgatgagacctatgatcccaatcatgaagattattcctaatacatgtaatactatggttttttaatttatgttttgtttatatattttgaatctatttctaatatatgtactaattagtcttgttcattctttgtgattgtaggtgattggacaaagatggcgagcagacgtccacgccgtgacacgccctcggtttacgggagagaccgccctctccttcgaggtgaggggtcgtcgtccgGGGTAGCGTCCGCAGGAGGTGACAAGAGGACCAGGGGTAGCCgccgcaggaggcagcggtctcctcccacgacacgtgacgaggtgctagaggaggagcacgtgacggccacaGCCTTGTCCTCGTCGGAGGATgagaggggtcagcagacgggcgagggagacgaggcgctcgagggcgagggaggcgaggcgctcgagggcgagggaggcaaggcgctcgagggcgagggagagggtaccgctacccggactctctacgagcgaggtcccgcgagcctccctttggttccgcttcctcacaaccgctcagtgatacggcctatggcaaagaggtaagtaactatggatgttatcacaactacttcataagatatgttggaaatcttaagagaaactgataaattttcttaatcacttgtgcagggcgtggttggttttgtcgggtactccaaCACGCACCCCCgcaagcatccttggtgttttgtgcaggaaatggtaccccggcattgtgcaactgtccgaagagccggtggtgcgggagccggcctccaactgggacaggtacgcactggtcacggatgacacttaccgcaacaagcaggagcgagtattggcggagttttgggtaagtctctctcgcacaatattgcttaatacatcgcattcattggttaaatcttttattgaaataatgaatggatacattggttttgtatgcagaaatatttcaaggccgaagaaggacttgaggcccaggcggatcgggcggctgccgcagcttgtaggaagtatgtcaccgagatgcaccaccatggacgcgtccaggcccacatagactactacaggtcggtacttaggcagttcctccccaagcctcaagcaagacggattacgctgacccgggaccagtaccttgaggtaggcgaataatattcataatgattcgttctgatattaagtaggttcaatttcttcttatatgtcaaatactcgatgacttgtaggtgattccctggtggtgccgatcgtatcctgagtgctgggccatgatcgtggacaagtggttatcacaggactttgttgacacgcacgagaggcagcgggaacagcgtctgatgaggcaaggtccaactcaccatcaaggcagtcgtagcctccccggatacaaacaagcatacgtaagtgatttctttcatttattttgacgctcaattctatttgatttctcaccatcttcccgtctttctcgcaggaggctgcgcacccgggcgaggagatctcggagttctctgcgtgggctatgtctcacatgggcagggcgtcgtcctctgtctccttcgacccagCTGCTCCGCCCCAgatgtactccgacccgaacgcgtacactaaagtccaagagtacacgtcaacggtaaggaggatctatggggaagattacaatgtgcgcactgagcccattgatgcagaggcgattgtcgacgaaatatggtcggcagtccaccgaggggggtgcccatggtggtagattatcggtagatggtgcgcgtaatcaggaaccagatggtgacacaaggcgcagagacagcgatttagacaggttcgggccgtctggtcgacgtaataccctacgtcctgtgtctttggtgtattgtattgagatgtatatagattaacctctatggatctgtcctctaggggacccttgcccctccttatatactccgaagggacaaggttacaagtaaagtatcctatttggtactattacaatgtcttgcggtgcacgccaagcagcgccgtgcacgtcttgatctcacgggtcgggccacctcggatggtgcggcccatgtaccatcttgtggtacccgggggtatatcccccacagctagtccccgagcgccatgtattctgatgcgacacgccatttcaaccttctccgaacagtgaggcttgagttcttgacatctccgaccaccgttgtcgccggagaagtaggttgtccgaagaatgtatggtgctcttaagaagaaagaaaaagatttccgtcctgggaagtgtgcccacttgtatttctgaaaagaaatgtaagtgcgtcttgaagcgtagcatctttgatcatcagaggcgtagtggtcgaaaaacaagcacattcaccgcaaggtgaagtgtgcccacttagtccccgagcctggtagtaggtgacttaggcacgtggtgccagggtctaaaaagaattcccagttaaattgagaacccaatcgtcgtacaggcgatacgagatgcaccgacaggtgcatcgtaccgatgtagtccccgagcttgctggaaggcgaggtatgagccttgtagcaaggtctaagtgagaaaaaatatcccaactatatgcgagtcgccagtcgcatgtagtcgagatgcaaagtccccgagccatggtcggagagtggtcgagcagtccccgagcacaggtcgaggagcgagcgacgaagtctccgagccgtggtcgaggcagtccccgagcacaggtcgaggagcgagcgacgaagtccccgagccgtggtcgaggcagtccccgagcacaggtcaaggagcgaccgacgaagtccccgagccgtggtcgaggcagtccccgagcacaggtcgaggagcgaccgacgaagtcctcgagacgtggtcggagctcagcggagctgctcaagatgtggtcgacgtggtcggagctcggagtggtctggcgagaagtcccagagcacggagtggtctggcgagtccccgagcacgagcgtggtctggccagagtccccgagcacgagcgtggtctggccagagtcctcgagcaccgtagtggtcttggcgaaccctgaagcatgagctcgctgatcgaactgtgttcctgaaaaataaacaccGAGAACGGTAATACATGATGgtgtacgaaatatattgacctctctataggaggtgaagtaaacacctggtgttcggttggcgatgaattatacttggtgtaatattcgaaaaataacattagctgtttttagcccttttgttatgtagaggcGTGGCGCGATGTATTAACAtgtcctgaagaatgcgccagccctgggctgaccaacatctcgtagcgcgaggtacggaacactgccgcgcgtagagtgccagtgttaccagggagcgactgccgactacccgtagcgcagagggcggactctcatgcacgcgtggggtggagccggagacagtgccggctctgggattctcaagcaggaaggaaaacgtatcggcgaaccgttgtaaaaacttaaacatgttttggattgtatgtatggagaaaattcgacgcagagcgcaccctaagggtggtcggcggaggtaTATGATGATCGAAGAAaatttcaattaaaaataatacttagctttattgacgaccggtgggtgtagtcggtgtgttgcgatgttcgagagatggcttgacgtgtcgttggcgatgaagttgtccagtcctcgagctgtcgtcatgactgtggtcgcgattgtcgtagcgccgttcttcgcggcgatcatcattgcgatgtagtcttgtggtcgaggtgtcgacgtggtcggagctcgacggagctgctcgggacgtggtcgacgtggtctggtggtcgaggtggtcggagctcggcggaggccatcgagcggtgacgacgagtcgacggcgagggacatcggcgaaggccgtcgagcggtgacgatgaatcgacggcgagggacgtcggcgaaggatatcggcgaaggccaccgagcggtgacgacgagtcgatggcgagggacgtcggcgaacgatgtcagcgaaggccgccgagcggtgatgacgagtcgacggcgagagacgtcggcgaaggatgtcggcgaaggccgccgagcggtgacgacgagtcgacggcgagggacgtcggcgaacgatgtcagcgaaggccgtcgagcggtgatgacgagtcgacggcgagagacgtcggcgaaggatgtcggcgaaggccgtcgagcggtgacgacgagtcgacggcgagggacatcggcgaaggctgatgagggcagcgacggtgagtggtcggcgagggctgacgagagcagcaaCGGTGAGTCGTCGACaagggccaaccagagcagcggcggctagtcgtcaacgagggctgacgagagcatcgGCGACGAGTTGTCGAtgagggccaaccagagcagcggcggctagtcgTCGATGAGGGCtaaccagagcagcggcggctagttgtcgacgagggctgacgagagcagcgacggcgagttgttggtgaagacgacctcggaggtggttccgagatcggatctgctgtcgcaggggctggtgtagcagcgatgaatcgtcgtcgtggaccgggatggatctccacgagattgacgatgagaacgcgttgttgatttgaggtccatctggctcgccatggatcaagcgcacaccccctacctggcgcgccactgtcgacgaaatatggtcggcagtccaccgaggggggtgcccatggtggtagattatcggtagatggtgcgcgtaatcaggaaccagatggtgacacaaggcgcagagacagcgatttagacaggttcgggccgtctggtcgacgtaataccctacgtcctgtgtctttggtgtattgtattgagatgtatatagattaacctctatggatctgtcctctaggggacccttgcccctccttatatactccgaagggacaaggttacaagtaaagtatcctatttggtactattacaatgtcttgcggtgcacgccaagcagcgccgtgcacgtcttgatctcacgggtcgggccacctcggatggtgcggcccatgtaccatcttgtggtacccgggggtatatcccccacagcgatcatgaggctcggaggaggcaagaagcacgggcggct
This region includes:
- the LOC136495639 gene encoding uncharacterized protein, producing MRDWRAQARASPARPPPRVHAGRPAPPQRRALLPRRAARAAAPRDARAAASRAQPRPAARARRTPHRLGRPARPAPPRAPPPHHAQCAEVAPASVPRLRRARGGRPPRPALRWLPLTGLPAPTPAPRPPPSPAAVGGEEAEGEEYVGGDPEDPDRLRRCCGSAVTASPRHCVDSPLPR